aaagttGCCAGTTTTGTTCACTTCAGCTCGTGCTAACTTagctcattttcataatttttagattctGTTAAGACTAATTTAAGTGACTACATTTTCTGAAACTATATAtagaagaaaaacttaaatactttaataaacatagaagttattaattctttttctagacaatgaaaaattcataaagCTCAAACTTCAATCGCACTGTGtaccatatttaaataaattttaggaatatttacgaaagtgttattattttttatttcaaataataatttatgcagagtacagtttttatttgaaatttgacgACGGTCTTTTGTATCAGGTTTGACCCTACCCTATAgcccagaatcaaggaaaaatattctaaaaatatgttcgttAATTATTAagatgctacaaagacttacctttagaattgttttattcttttaaaatcatgagataaatctccataaaataaattttattaaatttattttacagttatttacaattaatttaccattttttacaattaaaataaaattgtacaagataaattttgtaataagtattttaaaacattaaagattttgtataaatttcatacacaagaaaataatattatcagtttgtttttaaatttatataaatataattatcataagattcttaagaaaattaaagataaagatttttaaatatagcagatgtatcagaaaagattctaagagattcaaaaagaaattttgttttataggattttaaaaagtattagaaaagattcgagtctttttaaaaggtgtttaggaattttaaagaagtttggaaaaaatcaagaaacattttaaaatattcggaattttttgaatatttcttatctatttaaaaggtattaaattctttaaaatatagttaaactgtcttgaatttttatgaaaattttgaaaaattattaaaaatgtaaaaaaattgcctaTAATCTTCAAAGTATTCTCAagtattttaagataatttgtttattgtcttaaaacctttcgagattcttttaaagcttctacAGTTAATCCTACGTTTCgaaaactcttctaaagtttaaattctttttgaatttcatcagttctattaaatatttcttgaaattactcGATTACTtacatttcattcaatttttaatcttaaaaaattgaaacgttttgctttaaaatcttctacatttttcttttagtttttaggACATCCTTTAATATGTTAAAAACctattaaattttctcttaaagtacatttttcaaaataaaaaatcactaaaaattttaacacgaattcaggaaaataattctttttttttaatcttgtcagaccttctaatcttctacgtagagcgctacgaaagttttgcaatacacgaaacctattggaagaagagagatgatccttgcgTCATAAGAAAGAGCGTAAAAAATTAGGAAGGAAGAGGAAACTTGTTGACTCAGGTGCGTCTGTGAATAACctactgaatgataatagaagaatcacgtaccggcaaatagaaaaaatgtcacatattagtgcaccagcagtcgatcgaattctgcatgaacatttacatgttaataaggtttgtactctatgagtaccacatgctttgaccaaagagcaaatggcagcgagagtaaagtggtgccaaaaaatgctaaaaagatttgaatcgggatcttctcgggatataaataatattatagcaGGCGACGAACCCTGGCTGTATTATTATGACGTTcaaacaaaatcacaaaacaagatctggcgGTTTGATGAGGATGATCCAGTGAAGGTGCGGAAGTTTCGATCTGTCAACGAAACAATGATcgcagtattctttgggaaacgcggtaatgtggatagggtcgtactgggaaaccagcgtacagtcacctcttcctggtacacatcaggccgaaatctcgactcagcacctggctattccaccacgacaatgcaccggctcacagtgtgcagatcttccagaagaaaagtggtagggttggttcgatgactggtttcgaAGTATGGAAAAGTTTATTTACTGCGGTGGAAAGTaattcaaaaaactataaaaggttcgaCTATATTGCAAAATTTCATAGCGCCCTatgtaatcttcaaaaattattagaatttttcctgatttgtttttatttttgcgaaattttaaaaaattgcctttataatttttcagattatttgaCAATTCTGAAATCGTGTTAAATTtattgagatatttttaaataatcccttaaaattaattcttcgaaataaaaaattattttaattactccTAGGAAcctagaagaatttttttattttcgtgaaaccttacaaaaatcTTCAcaggttttaattattgtttaaccgtttaaaaattgtcttaaataccttttaaacttacttaattttaaaattgcatctcttacaatcttctacatttttcctaggaatttcaagaaaaataggtTTATctccatgaaatctttttaaattcttttgaagcttCTAACgtttagttttgaaatctttaaatatataaatttctaaaaaaagctatgtttaaaattcgatttgaatcttttccattcttctaaatatttcttgagttcactcgattttttttattaagcttaccaaattgaaaaattttgctttaaaatttttctaaattctttttaaaaattttaggaaatcccttaatatgtttaaaaccctttttaaatttttccttaaagtaCATTTGTTAATTGTTCTACAATTATTTAATAGggcaaaattgtaaaactttgctTCAAAACCTTGTAAatacttttaagaaattttaggaaataataaaaaagttttattaatcttttttttaaattttcttttagaattcattaaaaaaaatcattaaaaattctccatgaacttttattctcttgacaccctgcaaatttccatttacttaaaaactcctaatAGCCATTTAGCCACCGAAAaagaatcgtgaagtcggggggagGCTCGgattcgtgctcgtgcattttcggctttacacgaggctgggctacGCAACATGTAGCTTGTATGTATAACATGTatgtttgaatgtgtcgctctcagatgggagagtggtggggggcGAAAAATCCCACGTACTGGAGACACTGCTAGAGGGTCCTTACCGTTAGCTGTCTAGCACCTCTGCATTGTGTCAAATAGctgaaactttcaaaaacatCGATTCACTTTCTGCGAATTCAGGGCCCATGTTAAAACGTTTACATTGCATTTggacaatattatcaaaaaaataaaattcccgtcaTTTTTCCCGATTTATTCCCGTCACGTAAAATTTCCGTCATTTTCCCGATAAGTGTCTACCCTGATTATCAAACGCACTTGAGCGATTTTTGCGATTCGAATTTCGGTCAATAACATACAAATTTGAGATTCCTCCCTGAAACCCCAATCACAGCATTCCCTAATTGTAATGAATAATACATGTAGATAATGTGCTTTCTGATTGGTGAATTCGCATTTGCTTAAGAGAAATAATGTCCATTTTCAGCCAATCATAGGTGATCATGGTGTTCGTTCATTGGCGGCGTACATTCATACCTacttttaattcgttgaaatattttccacattttttgacTAGTTTTGATTTACAAATGATAACTATGTAATGGTTGACCATCGCTTGCATTGAACTGCAAAATGTCCAAAGATTCCGAATCTCGTGATTATAGTAAATATGACAAGCATTATCAGAAATCGTGGGAGGATTTACCCTTGTTCAAAggtaataaaactatttttaattttaaaaaagattaaaaagacatATCTCTaacttgataatagattttatgctttcacgatgattcattttgataaaaacagatatttcgagtttcactcgtataaaaaactacgaattgtttgccggcgtttcgtgaacattgcagttcacatcttcagggctgacctgaaactgaggtatcaggtcatgatgttcttaggtataacGGCTGAAGCTTTATACTCCgactttgtcaatttttttaaacaaattaagattcctgtgaaaaatttgttAGGTGTGGGTACAGATGGTGCGAATGCCATGTGTGGAAAGAATCACTCTTTGTTTACTTTTATTAGAGATCGCTCAAACTTGCCTTGCTTACAGTTGATAAAATGTGTATCACATTCTTTGCACAAAAGTTGCTTGCAAGCTTGTGAAACAGCGCTTCCGACggctttagaatttttaattcgggAAAGAAGAAACTGGCTATCAACACCTCTAAGACTTGCAAAATATCAggcattttataatttgataaatacttctgataaagaattaaaaagctTCCGACGACTGGTTAAACTTTCGGACACACGTTGGTTAGCTTGGGAAAGTGCTGTTAGACGCATCGTTTCACAATGgtgagaattaaaagaattttttaaacaagtatctGAGAGCAAGCGATGTTACACTACACAACAACTAAGTTTGATGTATCAAGATAATTGCAATTACTTATATCTgctctttttaaaatctattttatatgATGTTCAtcatttgtaaactttttttcaaagtagtCATCAGGATGTCGCAAAAGTTTATGAAGAGATGCGAATTCTTGTGTTGTCAATCGCAAGCCGAATTTTTACTGCTACTTTTATCGAGCATGCGAAAAACAATTTTCACCTTCaatatataaaggatactctaGAAAATCCTTTAGCTCTTCGATCTCCTGAAACCACGGACtacagaaaagaattttcttctaCACTCACAATAGTtaatgtgaagaaaaaaaaaatagatgatttgTATAAAAGATGTTCACAATTCCTTGTAATTCTAATGACCGAAATCGTTCAAGTAACGCCAGAGAATATTCTGagtgttgttaaaaatgttacgatTGACAATATTCCTTTTCAGCTTCTTCACGAACCTGGTGATATCCATATTTAGAAAGCGAGTTGCGATTTCTCAGGAGTATTAATTGGTCGGAGCACCTAGAACCAGATATCCTGAAGAATACTTCAAAGTTTTGGACATCAGTTCGGTGCTACGAAAATGCTGGAGGCAAACGACCACCTGAAAACTTAGCAAAAGTCGTTCTAAAACTTTTATAGTTTCCGCTAAGCAATGCTGCTGTCGAATGCGTGTTCTCAGTGATgaatgcgttaaaaattaaagtgcgAGATAAAAAATATGTGCTAATGTTAGCTGCTCTGTTAAGAAATCGTATCACgttcagcaataaaaaaaaactgttgtagTAAATTTCAGCCTACCgataaaatattacttaaatttaattctgCGTCGATGTATGGCGAAAAAAGGACCTAGCAATCCAAAGAAATTGACGACTGATGATGGAGACAAAAGCGTAAAAAATGCAGAAATCGATATACCTGAAAATAATAAGCATAATGAGGAGTCTCTTAGAAACTCTTACTTTATTCTCAGAAGATAGCGATGTTTATGAAGTTTTTTGTGGATTAAACGTGtaaagtttataaataacaaaGAGCACAAACAGGCAGTATTACTTATAGTAGTTACTATTACCTAAAGTTACGTATCTGGAGACAAAAACCAGTTACGGCGCGGTTGGGGCCGTTCAGAACTCAGCTCTAATCAGTTTCTAAATGAGTCATGTCCGAGATTTTAAGCAGGGtacttaagggtatgtgatacttcgtcaagtggtcaatcgggtacagttcccccggcttttttccacaaaaatgaaaatttaaaaaactgaattcggagatgctataaaatatcataacgaacgTCCCCTGACTATTTTTTAGggataacaacaaaaaattgtattgtgctaaataaaaatgttatgcgtgtgcattactttgattttacgttgtttttcatctctgcctttccgataatttagaaattatttatgaaataaacttttttgattgtctgcaaaggaagttagttactatgtttatttgtaagtccaaagttttgggccaaaaatattgtgtagtttgaagtAAAGCTCgggctcgggagaattgtaacacacataacctcggaatatacacacacgttgttagcaatatcaacattttgttgaaaaaaaaacacaaagtgtgcggggacgtccgttggcatgttcgctattatttcccagatttcgaagacaaaatatttcttatcctagggaaaaagccgggggaatctaacactgaaaaaatcgatactaattcttaagcgctatgcaaattaatcacattttgctaaattaaaacttttcttaattaacctacaaaaaaagtgtgtggggacgtccgttaacatgtaaaaaataaatactctACATATAATTTTGTGATAATACCTGAAGAATGAGCGGTTCAGGATTGATTTTAATCAGCGTCCAGAGATGTTCATACGTAAAATCCTCTTTACTTAGAACATTATTAAAGAGCAAATTAACATGTTTTACTGTTGGACAGAGTCTCAATTTACTCATAGTATCGTTCATGTCAGTATTTATAGCTCTTTGAACGAGCATCTGAAAATCACTGTATTTTTCTTTCACAACCTTACTTATTGATTCATCGAAAGCATTGAACTCTGAACGATGAGCCAATTTCTTCAAAACGACATCCCTATTCCTTAGTTTACCGTAATATACGTTCTTAACTCCAAATGCATTTGTAAACAACGCGTACATATCTCTGTGATTAATAGTTATTTCATTATCATCAATAAAATGACATGCTGCAAGACCAAAACAAATTGGACACTTTTctgtttcttttaaattgtttatagatATTCTGAAGGATGGAAGAGACATTATGACACTGATACATAAAGTGAACCTTGTAACccagaatttccatttttttaatctcaagcTGTACATAATTCACCTTCTTTCATTACGAGTTCATGTGacgaaaaaaaagcattttcgtCATTTTCACTTGCGAAGTCAAACCATTATTGCTTCTAATAGCTAGGGACAACCATGATCTAAAAATGCACTgtctagccatcagctcccccaatttcgtccccattcgcactccaccacttctagccatcttggttaccatagcaaccgttagcgtctcggtcttcactcaaaagatttgaaatcatgaattatggctccattgtaaatcaatgtcaatacctgtgaaagttctcaatattcaaataaggtgcaagaagccgacactgctgacgctatccgttTGTGAAAGCTCAACATGTtaagattaactttgtgaaaattgtagtggtgtttctattgaaaatacaaattttaaagtgaatctaACGTACCCATCTGGAGCGAATAAATACTTTCGTGTAAGCTAAAGTTGCATTATTTGCATTATACATATTGGTAAGTGTACTTTATTACGTTATACATATTACTTTATATATATTGGTAAGTGTACTTTATTAAGTGTACAATCTAGCTGCCATTATAAACATAACCTATTGAGTTAATTTCcacatttttcataaatgaatAAAACTGTGTTACAATgatgcagataaatttttgaataggaAACAAATAAGTTGTTAAcgtcttttgttgttgttaaaacatGAAGAAGGTACGTATACACATCTCCTTTTTCAAACGTTTTGCCGTGGAAAGTATAATACtcgtagaaaaatgttattttagtttgtttttgcaaaacaattttatactttgcgaaatacatttataaatagttttcgcgcgatattttgctaaaaaaggaAGGGCACAATCAATAATAGAAAGTCACGAAAAGTTTTAGTTAAAGAGTATACTATTTTACAGATATAGGCTTAATGGTATGATGATTGCACGTTTATTTCTCTTGTAGAATTAATTCCACTGCATATTATTGCAGAcaacaatttcaaacatttgagcAGCTGACGGTTGTGTTAATCAAGTAAAGAAATACAACCCAGGGATTAGTTTGATCCGCTTCCCGAAGGAGGAGTATTACATTGCATAATGGTAAAAAGTGTGCAGGAATAAAAAGATCAACCCAAAACACGGTGAGAGTTCATTGTAtagtatatatatttaaaaatttgtcataaggagaaccgcaggatttcgccaggagcgagtgctaatctggaaaattgcacccgctcccagcgaattcgtggtaaaatttcagcctctccttggttatgatgtttttgtcagctgatgccgaaaattcgataacgaacatggttcgcttctagaagtcaagaagaaccatgtcaggcctcgagtgagcaacagaaacaaatgtcgagaatataaagttccagtgtatgtggcacttcccattctcgacaattgactcgatttcccaaggagcatttagaagagcgatattaaggttaatgctgtaagagtgacagagatgttaataaagcactcttagtgccgcattgtgcctttgaaatGTAGGTCGTTCTCACGTGATtttgacaactagatagtatgtgagctaaatgctcggggtgtgcatggcaagccctgcagctatcatcaggaatgtcttggctcaaaatgtggcgagggtatgttaaggtggaaatgacaccatcttggcatacaaaaatgaaaccctctgtaccagacttcaatccgggcgatttaaggaaagcaaacattagcacacaagacattgactgatccttcacatttctgtggaagataccgtgcatcctcttatcgaggagctgttcacgaaagtttttctcttttgccttcttaatccgggctttcaggagtgagtattcgagatagataagatttgatgcattttgctcacccctaatacttaagtcaagtccgagtgtttcagcagcctcctccgctgctttgtacagaaacgctcctttgcccacttcttcgtgattcctgaccattttaagaagagagtctcttccagTTGCAACTCTacatgctgtacccagaataattctgttgtaaagacattcaagactcaatattccgcgaccaccttgacaacGTGATATGAACAGTcatggaacggaagacttaagatgcatgcttttgttcatgtgcataacctttcttgtcccgatatcaagagatctgagctcgttcttcgtccatagaactacaccaaatgaatagagtactaccggggcagcaagcatgttcgtcgcagatactttgttcctcgccgacagttcggaagaccaaatctgtcggataagacgtttgtatctgcttcgcagagtatcctttatagatgtcacatcctgaatgcggctctgtggcaggcccaggtatgtataagtctctccagcgcaaaggtgtcgtatagcgcttttatcaacgagctcaggatcttccggaaaaatatccacgaagctcgtcatccatttcagccacatctttagacttgagagaaaccttggtgttgatgtttctccgggtcgtaaagcatcgctcttcctctattggatgcctgtccgcggttggtcttagtgtcgtctctctttctctcttgccggcttgttctagctgtggtagagtaggcgttccgtttacatagccccttttacggagtagttcagcatggtttcgcagacgttgctgcgaaaagtgcgatagctccgggtgtttctcgcaccacagagcatgtagcGGTGCCATGTAATTCCGTTCAGGGGCCAccctcgcatcgtagcactctagatagtggtgattcagtcgctctgtccacccaaaggtcgcgagatcctgccgatccatcgcattgaatccattttcattggctcccccatctctagattggtcggcattgttggccgaccgattgtcgggagccctgcgcgttctgttgttttgaaccgcacttactacaactatgtttggtgttgtcattgttgttcccacgagaagctagggaaaggagttcgtccatccttgtagagcctcgcatgcaaggataaggctacgtactctgagaaatcgcccggtattccagagtcaccgttctagacacctcacccaggtgccattcagcagaaacccttggtacagggaccctctatccgcaacccgaggatgcgttcggtggGTTTGTCATANNNNNNNNNNNNNNNNNNNNNNNNNNNNNNNNNNNNNNNNNNNNNNNNNNNNNNNNNNNNNNNNNNNNNNNNNNNNNNNNNNNNNNNNNNNNNNNNNNNNcaaggtcacgtttcagagaggtgtctttcagagcgacaccatgagcccactcctcttttgccttacattattgccactatctctagcactacgccattccgaaaATCCTATTCTTTTAAATcgacttaataaaatttaacgaaagcatttgtttaatctatgttttattattaaatctttcgataatttataaattaaaacatattcaaatttacatttatttatattttactaatttatttaaaagtcttaaagaatgcacaaagaaatctatttaaatgtcggaattgaaataattttagctTTAGAAAGGCGGAGTTGAATTGATtagagttatattttcaaaacttatattccacatgaaagaattaaaacagtttattacacatatttttttaacctaaaaaaaggaattaaataatctcaataTATGAACACtcttggggaatagaagacatttCTGCGAGGTTATCTTTCggtacaattaaaagaaattaagtatattgaaaacacgttctcttttgaggAATAGGAACCCATATGGCGGCCActacggaaatataaataaattcgtttttgagacatcctattcttataatgacgtTTTAGACAGGTGGAAAAATAGcgcgtttaaaataatataataatcttcacttttacgctgaaatcttagatttctcaagattttgaagctttctaaggatgtttaaattatttaaaaagaaaataactgaATTCCTAATGTGGATGTATATTTTGTTATATAGAAacatgttagtaccttcaattttatacgcgtcaATTATTGAACATATGAATACaacatttattaattaagaacttttaaatttcaattttaaaagttcaaaatttaaccattctacttTGGATGCATTTATTTTCAGATCAGTCCTTAtcacctcaagtggaaaattgtttagctttagtgttccattttttaaatttcattgaccgtgaaaaatgttcgcGAACCggaaaaaaccgagaaatgaccggaaatttatttcattgatttagacggccaccctgaaaaagatgagttttcaaatggAAAAGTTCAAATGCAGATTCTGAACTTCTTCTCAATTATTCACTTCCTATCGTGAAGTCTTCTTTCTGAATTGGTTTCATCATCTGAACATGTGACTTTGTGTACCC
This DNA window, taken from Belonocnema kinseyi isolate 2016_QV_RU_SX_M_011 chromosome 9, B_treatae_v1, whole genome shotgun sequence, encodes the following:
- the LOC117179446 gene encoding divergent protein kinase domain 2A isoform X2 codes for the protein MYSLRLKKWKFWVTRFTLCISVIMSLPSFRISINNLKETEKCPICFGLAACHFIDDNEITINHRDMYALFTNAFGVKNVYYGKLRNRDVVLKKLAHRSEFNAFDESISKVVKEKYSDFQMLVQRAINTDMNDTMSKLRLCPTVKHVNLLFNNVLSKEDFTYEHLWTLIKINPEPLILQILPSEKGWPVPKHYGACGRLVIQEFVGPSLSTFSGEPWIRRAAIASTLLDAAYMFTFQDENFAYYLTDISSDNIAIDSKNRAKFIDLENIIVVDKTTPVKDQSKTWQDVHRSDGNFDCETCLVFSPAEICEHKVSDHNYYAICKVAHPSSKNQ